A part of Macaca mulatta isolate MMU2019108-1 chromosome 12, T2T-MMU8v2.0, whole genome shotgun sequence genomic DNA contains:
- the CYP27A1 gene encoding sterol 26-hydroxylase, mitochondrial isoform X1 gives MWMSYLGPQMHVNLASAPLLEQVMRQEGKYPVRNDMELWKEHRDLHDLTYGPFTTEGHHWYQLRQALNQRLLKPAEAALYTDAFNEVIDDFMIRLDQLRAESASGNQVSDTAQLFYYFALEAICYILFEKRIGCLQRSIPEDTVTFVRSIGLMFQNSLYATFLPKWTRPVLPFWKRYLDGWNAIFFFGKKLIDEKLEDMEAQLQAEGPDGVQVSGYLHFLLASGQLSPREAMGSLPELLMAGVDTTSNTLTWALYHLSKDPEIQEALHEEVVGVVPAGQVPQHKDFAHLPLLKAVLKETLRLYPVVPTNSRIIEKEIEVDGFLFPKNTQFVFCHYVVSRDPTTFSEPESFQPHRWLRSSQPATPRIQHPFGSVPFGYGVRACLGRRIAELEMQLLLARLIQKYKVVLAPETGELKSVARIVLVPNKKVGLQFLQRQC, from the exons ATGTGGATGTCCTACTTAGGGCCTCAGATGCACGTGAACCTGGCCAGTGCCCCGCTCTTGGAGCAAGTGATGCGGCAAGAGGGCAAGTACCCAGTACGGAACGACATGGAGCTATGGAAGGAGCACCGGGACCTGCACGACCTGACCTATGGGCCGTTCACCAC GGAAGGACACCACTGGTACCAGCTGCGCCAGGCTCTGAACCAGCGGTTGCTGAAGCCAGCGGAGGCAGCGCTCTATACGGATGCTTTCAATGAGGTGATTGATGATTTTATGATTCGACTGGACCAGCTGCGGGCAGAGAGTGCTTCGGGGAACCAGGTGTCGGACACGGCTCAACTCTTCTACTACTTTGCCTTGGAAG CTATTTGCTACATCCTGTTCGAGAAACGCATTGGCTGCCTGCAGCGATCCATCCCCGAGGACACCGTGACCTTTGTCAGATCCATCGGGTTAATGTTCCAGAACTCACTCTATGCCACCTTCCTCCCCAAGTGGACCCGCCCCGTGCTGCCTTTCTGGAAGCGATACCTGGATGGTTGGAATGCCATCTTTTTCTTCG GGAAGAAGCTGATTGATGAGAAACTCGAGGATATGGAGGCCCAACTGCAGGCAGAGGGGCCAGATGGTGTCCAGGTGTCTGGCTACCTGCACTTCTTGCTGGCCAGTGGACAGCTCAGTCCTCGGGAGGCCATGGGCAGCCTGCCTGAACTGCTCATGGCTGGAGTGGACACG ACATCCAACACGCTGACATGGGCCCTGTACCACCTCTCAAAGGACCCTGAGATCCAGGAGGCCTTGCACGAGGAAGTGGTGGGTGTGGTGCCAGCCGGGCAGGTGCCCCAGCACAAAGACTTTGCCCACTTGCCGCTGCTCAAAGCTGTGCTTAAGGAGACTCTGCG CCTCTACCCTGTGGTCCCCACAAATTCCCGGATCATAGAAAAGGAAATTGAAGTTGATGGCTTCCTCTTCCCCAAGAAT ACCCAGTTTGTGTTCTGCCACTACGTGGTGTCCCGGGACCCCACCACCTTCTCTGAACCTGAGAGCTTCCAGCCCCACCGCTGGCTGAGGAGCAGCCAGCCTGCTACCCCCAGGATCCAACACCCATTTGGCTCTGTGCCCTTTGGCTATGGGGTCCGGGCCTGCCTGGGCCGCAGGATTGCAGAGCTGGAGATGCAGCTACTCCTGGCAAGG CTGATCCAGAAGTACAAGGTGGTCCTGGCCCCAGAGACGGGGGAGTTGAAGAGTGTGGCCCGCATTGTCCTGGTTCCCAATAAGAAAGTGGGCCTGCAGTTCCTGCAGAGACAGTGCTGA